DNA sequence from the Cystobacter ferrugineus genome:
CCACGCGCTACCCGCACGAGTCCCGCCCCATCGAGGAGCACCCGGATCGGGTGTACCCGGCCTCGCCCTCGCGCAAGCAGCCGCTGGGCAAGAAAGGGGGAGACATCTCCCTGCGGCTCGAGCAGGAGAAGGTCTTCGTCGTGGGCGAGGAGTCCGTGCGCTTCTTCGTGGGCTGTGAGAACGCGCACACCGGACAGCCCCTGCCCTGCGAGGTGCACTCCGCCACCGCGAGCGAGGCGCCCTACCTGGAGCAGGCGGCACGGCTGGGCGCGGTGCCGCTGGAGTTCAACGACTCGGGGCGCCTGGGGGACAAGGTCGCCGGGGATGGCACGTGGACGACGAGCTTCCAGCCGTTCCGTCAGGGGTTCGCCCTGTTCGAGGGCACGCTGCGCGTGGGCTTCAGCGTGAGGGCCGCGGGCAACGCCGAGGGCAGCTCCTTCTTCGACATCCAGTTCACCCCCGCGCCGCCCGCCACCTTCACCGGCAAGGTGCGCGAGGTGGTGGAGCAGGGCTCGTTGCGGCTGTATGCTGGGCTCCAGGTGCGCAAGCCCGGCCGCTACGTGTTCGCGGCGCGCGTGGATGACGAGGCGGGCGTGCCGCTCGCCTACCTGGACTTCAACGAGGAGCTGGAGGCGGGCGCGCGCGAGGTGCGCTTCTCGCTCTTCGGGTTGTTGCTGCACGACAAGAAGCCGGACTTCCCCCTGCGGCTGCGCGACGTGGAGGGCTTCCTCCTGCGCGAACGGGGGGATCCGGATCGGGAACTGGTCAAGACGCTCGCGGGCGTCGTGCACACCACGGGCGAATACCCCCTGGAGCGCTTCGCCTCGGACGAATGGACGAGCGAGGAGCGCCAGCGCTACCTGGACGAGTTCTCCCGCGACGTGGCCGAGGCCCAGGCGCACCTGGACGAGCTCGCGGGCAAGGGTCCGCCCTGAGCGGGGTTACTCGCTCGCGGTGAGCAGGCCGAAGGCGGCGGCGCGCACGGCGGGGCGCGGGTGCTGGCGCAGGGCGCGCAAGGCCTGGGCCGCGTCCTCGCGCCAGTTCAGCCGGCGCCCGGCGGCGGAGATGAGCACCACCGCGACCAGGGGCAGGGGCTCGGTGACGGCCTGGGCGAGTTGCAGCAGTCCCTCCGGAGTCCACTCGGCGCCGTGATGGTTCACCGCGCTGGCCACCGTGGCGGCGAGCCCCGAGGTGAAGAGGGGCTCCTCGCGCGTCTCCTCCGCCAGGGCGAGCAGCACCCGGGTGGCGTCCGGGACGTTCTGCCACTGGAGTCCCGCCAGACGCAGGGCCGCGCTCTCGGGCCAGAGCGACGGCTCGTGCGCCAGCACCTGGGCCAGGGCCTCGAGGTGCGCTCGCAGGCGGGCGCGCACCGGGAGTGGCTGGCCGAGCAGCGCCCGAATCAACCCCTCGAGCCGTTGCCGCTCGGGCACATCGCGCTCGGCGGTGGCGTTGAAGACGAGGGGCGCGGAGACGAGCCGCGTGGCGCAGTCCTTCACGTGCTCGAAGGCCTTGCCCTCGCGGGTGGTGTCCACCAGGGCGCCGAGGGCCTCGCGCCACTCGATGCCCTGGGCGATGTCCAGCACGCGCCCGGCCGCCTCGCGCGCCACCGTGTCCTCCATCCCGCTGGCCCAGTGCGCGAGCCCCGTGAAGGCCCGGCGGCGCACGGTGGGCTCGGGGTGGCGCGACACCTGGAGGAGGAGCGCCGCGTAGCGGGGCCGCGCCTCGGGAGGCAGCCGCGCCGGGGCTTCGTCGAGGAGGCTCGCGGCGACATCCGCTTCTGGACTGCGCGCGATGGCCTCCAGCAGCTCCCACGCGGCGGGCTCGTCGAGCAGTTGCCGCGCGGCGTGGCCCACGGCGATGCGCACGTCCTTGTGCAGCCGGGGGTTGTCCCACTGCTCGCGCAGGAGGGGGAGGCTGCGCGGGGAGCGGAAGGCACCGAGCAGCCGCAGGGCCTCCTTGTGCACCGTCACCTTGAGCCGCTCGCGCGCGAGCAGCGTGCCGAGCGTGGTGGAGAGCACCTCGGGGGCGACGCGCCGGGCCACCCGGGGCACCGCGTACATGGCCACCCGCGCCCGGTCTCCGTCCAGGGCGTCCAGCAGCAGGGGCAGCGCGGGCTCGGGCTGGTCCAACGCCGCGAGCGCGCCCAGCGCGGCCTCCACCGTGGGCACGTCCGGCGAGGCGAGGAATGGGGCGAGGGTGTCCAGGTCGACCACGGGCATGCGTGGCAGGACGTGCAGCACGCGCATGCGCTCGAAGGCGCTGCGCTCGGTGTCCGCGGCGATGCGCAGGAGCAGATTCCTCAGTTGCTCCTGCTGGCGGGGCACCCAGCGGTGGAAGCCGTCGAACACCGAGGGCACCCAGATCGTCTTGCCCGTGCTGAAGCGCCCCTTGAGGCGCCGGCCCTTGAGGAAGGGATCCAACCACTCCTGGCGCCTGCGATGCAGGTGCTCGAGGACGGGGTAGAGGACGACGTGGCTCTCGTCGCGATCGAGCAGTTCGCGCACCCGCGCGTCTCGCGTGCGCGGCGAGGCGAGCCAGAGTCCGATGGCCTCCTGGGCGCCCGTGTCGGGGGTGGATTCGGTGATGGTCGCGAGCTGGGTCTGGAGCATGTCCAGGTTCCACGCCCGCCGGCCCAGGGCGCGCGCGATGGCGAGGGTCATCCCGTGGCTCTCGCGCTCGTTGGCGGCGCGGATGAGCGGGAGCAGGGCCGCGAAGAGGTGGTGCTCCGCGCCTCGGGGAAGATCCCGTTCCAGGGAGGGCAGATGGAGCGCGCCGGCCCGGGCCGCCAGCCGCTTCACGGTCTCCAGGGCGAAGCGGAAGAGGGGATGGTCCGGCGCGGTGGCGTACTGGCGCAGCAGCCGCAGGGCCAGCGCCTGGATCGCATTGTGCGTGCCGAGGGACGTGTCGCGCGCCTCGACGGCGTACGTCACCTGGGACTCGAGGGCGGGGATGTGTTCGGGCGTGAAGAGGGACAACGGGAGGCGGGAGAGCTCGAGCAGGACGCCATGGCGGACCGGATCCTGCTCGTTCCTCAGCCGGGCCAGGGCGGCGAGCGTCTCCGTCAGGCCCCGGCGCGACAGGCCGGTGCAGGCCACGAGCAGGGTGAGCGCCCGGGCCCGGTCCTCGGCCTTGCTCGCGGAGGCGGCCTGGCGCAGGGGCTCACGCGCGTGCTCGATGGCGCGCAGGGCCAGCATGGCGAGCCGCCGGTCGCGGTCCTCGCGCACCTCGCGCAGGCCGAGCTGCCGGGTGGCCTCGGCGTCGCGCGAGGCGAGGGGCAGGACGGTGAGCAGGGTATCGGGGTGCGCGCGCGGCGCCGTTCCCTCGAAGGCATGGGCGAAGAGGGCGGGGCGCTCGGAGGGAGGACACGACGCGAGGAAGCGGGCGAGGAGGGAGGGGGCCTCGGCGAGAGCCCGGGCGAGGGCGAGCCGCTGGTCCGCGGAGGCGGTCTTCAGTTCACGCAGCGCGCCCCGGGGCAGCGGCGCGCGCAGGAGGGTGGCCCGGAAGGCGGGACGCAGCAGGAGCGCGAGCGTCTGCTCGGGGTAGCGGCGCACGAGGCGTCGCAGGGTCCACGTCACGAAGGTGGGCAGGTGGTCCGGAGGAGCGAAGTCCCGGACGAGCGCCAGCACGGCCTCGCCCCGGGAGAGCGTCAGTTCCTGGAGCGGCACGTGGTAGCGCTGGAAGAGGGAGACGCGCTCGAGTCCGGAGGCCTGGGCGAAGGTGTCGCGGAGGAAGGCCAGCACCGCGTCCGGCATCTGGTGCACGAGCGAGCGCCAGACGCTGACCTGGTGGGCGAGCTCGGGGAGCAGGCGGTGAAGGGCGGCCGGGTCGAGCGCGAGCAGGAGGAGCGAGGCCTCCGCGGCGCCATGGCGGGAGCGGATGAGGGGGAAGAGCCGGGCGGCGAGCGCGCTCCGCCGGGCATGGGCCAGGCCCTTGAGGACGCGGCGGCGGACGAAGGGGGCCAGCTCGGGCAGGCGCCGTTCGAGGGCGGCGTCGTCCAGGACGAAGCGTCCGGCGAAGGCGGCGGCCCGGCCCTGGACCAGGCAGGAGGGGTGGGTGAGTCCCCGCAGCAGGGTGTCTCCGTCCCGCGCCGCCCGGGCCATCTCGAGCGCCAGCAGTCCTTCATGGGCGCCGCCGGAGATCAGCCGGTTCATGAGCGGCTTCAGCTCGGGGAGGTCGCGGCCATCGCGGCCCAGGAGGGCGACCCGTCTGAGCCGCGCCCCGTGGTTCAGTTTGTCCAGCTCCGACAGCAATGCCTCTCGCGACGGGATCCGCATGCGGACTTCCTCTCCAGGTTGCCGCCCGCGACGGGACGCCGTGAGGGGCGGGATGTGGCCCCCGGACCCGGAGGCCGGGGCACTGATGGCGTTGCTGGCGCGTACCTGACCGCTCAGCCCGCCTCGCCGCCGCCGTCGATGTTGTAGGCCGAGCCGCTGATGGAGGCCGCCGCGTCCGAGGCCAGGAAGAGGCACAGCGCCGCGACTTCCTCGGGTTGGATGACCCGGCCCATGGCGTGCATGTTCGCCAGCGCCGCGTGGGCCTCCTGCTCCGAGCGGCCCGTGGTCTTGCTGATGGCGGCCTTGGCGTTGGAGAGCATGTCCGTCTCCGTCCAGCCCGGATTGACGATGTTCACCGTCACGTTCTTGCGCGCCCACTCCGCCGCCAGCGAGCGCGTGAGTCCGAGCAGCGCGTGCTTGGACGCGCAGTAGGCCGACGTGTACTTCACGCCCCGCGTCGCCGCGATGCTGCCGATGTTGATGATCCGGCCCCCGCCCGCCGCCGCCATCGCGGGCAACAGCTCGCGGCAGAAGAGGAAGGGCGCCGTCACGTTCACCGCCATCACCCGGTGGTAGTCCTCCGTGCTCGTCTTGTTGATGGGGGCGGACACGGTGATGCCCGCGTTGTTCACCAGCACCCGGGGCGCCCCGGCCTCGAGGATGCGCCGGCTCGCGGCGATCACCGCCGCCTCGTCCGCCACGTCGATGGCCAACGGGCGCACCGCTCCATTGGACTCGCGCGCGAGCTGCTCCAGCGCGTCCGCCGCCCGAGCGAGGGCCCACACCTCGTAGCCCTCCTTCACGAAGGACTGCACCAGCGCCCGCCCGATGCCCCGGCTGGCGCCCGTCACCACGGCTACCTTCTTGGATGTCGTCATGGCGCCCAACCATACCCGGACACCGTCCGTCCTGGCCCTGTCCGGTGAGACAAGCCCCCACGAGGAGTATGGCTGGAATGGGACGCCCGGGAGGGAAGCGACCTGGCGGGAGCACGGGGGCCGCCCATCGGGGCCCGGGGTGGTGTAGAGGGGAGGGCGCCTCGTGTTTCACGAATCGAACCCGGAGCCCGTCCTCATGAGCACCCCCCGGTTGAACGTCACCACCGCCACCGCCACGTCCGAGCGCATCTGGGAGGAGGAGATCATCCCCCGGCTGCACGACTACATCCGCATCCCCAACAAGTCGCCCAGCTTCGACAAGGAGTGGGCGAAGAGCGGGCACATGGACAAGGCGGTGAAGCTCATCGCCGGCTGGTGCGAGTCCCAGGCGAAGCACATCCCCGGCCTCAAGGTGGAGGTGGTGACGCTCAAGAACGAGCAGGGCGAGGCGCGCACCCCCGTCATCTACATGGAGATTCCCGGCACGGGCGACGACACGGTGGTGCTCTACGGCCACCTGGACAAGCAGCCGGAGATGACGGGCTGGCGCGCGGGGCTCTCCCCCTGGGAGCCGGTGCGCGAGGGCGACAAGCTCTACGGGCGTGGCGGCGCGGATGATGGGTACTCGGCCTTCGCGTCGCTGGCGGCCATCCGCCTCTTGCGCGAGCAGGGCGTGCCGCACGCGCGCTGCGTGGTGCTCATCGAGGCGTGCGAGGAGAGCGGCAGCTATGACTTGCCGGCCTACATCGAGCACCTCGCGCCGCGCATCGGCAAGGCGTCGCTCGTGGTGTGCCTGGACTCGGGTTGCGCCAACTACGAGCAGTTGTGGATGACGACGTCGCTGCGCGGGCTCGTGTCCGGCAACCTGCGCGTGGACATCCTCAGCGAGGGCGTGCACTCGGGAGACGCGAGCGGCATCGTGCCCTCGTCGTTCCGCATCATGCGCCAGATCCTCTCGCGCGTGGAGGACGAGCAGACGGGCCGCATCCTCGTCGAGGGCCTGCACGTGCACATCCCCCAGGCGCGCCGGGAGCAGGCCGCGGCCGTGGCGGAGGTGCTGGGCGAGGAGGTGTACTCGAAGTTCCCCTGGGTGCCCGGCGCCCGCCCGGTGACGGTGGATCGCGCGGAGCAGATCCTCAACCGCACCTGGCGCCCGGCCCTGTCCGTCACGGGCGTGGACGGCATGCCGACGCTGGGGAGCGCGGGCAACGTGCTGCGTCCCTTCACCTCGGTGAAGCTGTCCATGCGGATTCCTCCCCGGTTGGAGCCGAAGGCGGCCACCGAGGCGCTCAAGCAGGCGCTCGAGGCCCACCCGCCCTATGGCGCGAAGGTGTCGTTCGAGGGGGAGAAGGCGAGCGCCGGCTGGGACGCGCCGCCGCTGGAGAAGTGGCTGGAGGAGGCGGTGCAGGACGCCTCGCGCACGTACTTCGGCCGGCCGTTCATGGCCATGGGCGAGGGCGGCACCATTCCCTTCATGGAGATGCTCGGCCGGCGCTTCCCCCACGCCCAGTTCCTCATCACCGGCGTGCTCGGGCCCAACAGCAACGCCCACGGCCCCAACGAGTTCCTGCACCTGCCCACCGGCAAGAAGCTCACCTGCTGCGTGGCCAGCGTCATCTCCGCGCACCTGTCCCGGTAGGTTCTTCTCGGGAGCGGTTCGGGGGGTGTCTTTTCGGGAGTGTCCCGCCGCCCGTGGCCCCGTGGGGGCCGCGGGTGGCTCTGTTCGACACCGCACGCCGCCGCTCGCGGCTCGGAGGCTCGGAGCGGGCAACGGGTAGGGTCCCGGCCCCTCGAAAAAGACCATGTACAGCAGCCTCGACAGCATCGACATCGTCACGCAGAACGAAGAGACGGGCCGCAAGGGCTTCCTGCAGACGGATCACCGCTCGGCCGCGGAGATCCAACAGGAGCGGGAGCTGTCCACCCTGTTCGCCCTCACCCGCATGCTCAACGCGCGTCAGGCCATCGAGTCCGAGGGAGGGCCGGTGGATGTGC
Encoded proteins:
- a CDS encoding SDR family NAD(P)-dependent oxidoreductase, yielding MTTSKKVAVVTGASRGIGRALVQSFVKEGYEVWALARAADALEQLARESNGAVRPLAIDVADEAAVIAASRRILEAGAPRVLVNNAGITVSAPINKTSTEDYHRVMAVNVTAPFLFCRELLPAMAAAGGGRIINIGSIAATRGVKYTSAYCASKHALLGLTRSLAAEWARKNVTVNIVNPGWTETDMLSNAKAAISKTTGRSEQEAHAALANMHAMGRVIQPEEVAALCLFLASDAAASISGSAYNIDGGGEAG
- a CDS encoding M20 family metallopeptidase is translated as MSTPRLNVTTATATSERIWEEEIIPRLHDYIRIPNKSPSFDKEWAKSGHMDKAVKLIAGWCESQAKHIPGLKVEVVTLKNEQGEARTPVIYMEIPGTGDDTVVLYGHLDKQPEMTGWRAGLSPWEPVREGDKLYGRGGADDGYSAFASLAAIRLLREQGVPHARCVVLIEACEESGSYDLPAYIEHLAPRIGKASLVVCLDSGCANYEQLWMTTSLRGLVSGNLRVDILSEGVHSGDASGIVPSSFRIMRQILSRVEDEQTGRILVEGLHVHIPQARREQAAAVAEVLGEEVYSKFPWVPGARPVTVDRAEQILNRTWRPALSVTGVDGMPTLGSAGNVLRPFTSVKLSMRIPPRLEPKAATEALKQALEAHPPYGAKVSFEGEKASAGWDAPPLEKWLEEAVQDASRTYFGRPFMAMGEGGTIPFMEMLGRRFPHAQFLITGVLGPNSNAHGPNEFLHLPTGKKLTCCVASVISAHLSR